TGGTAATAATTTTCATTACCCAAAGTGTTGCCCAACATCTCCACTGTGTAattagtgtgtgtttgtgtttcttcttcCATTTGCAATAAGTAGTCTATCAGGAGACCTCATTTCTGCGCAAAATCCTGCTCCTAATCAAAATTTCCCCCCCTAGATTAGCATCAAGTGATGATTCTTGTCTGATCCAGTATTATGAACTCAAGTTCCTACTTCTGCAGTGGATTGTAATTCGTTACTGTACTTAATTATTTTGATGTTCAAAGTGTCCCAGATTTGACCAGTGGGTGCCCCTTCAAACTGGCTCCCGTGTCCTTGTGAGGTACCCTATCATTTTTTCAagcacttccttcctttcttgtacAATAAGATGTTCCAGGCCCATATTGTACCAACCCTGCCctagccctggaatcagccactTTTCCAAGGAGCTTGCAAGCCCTTGTTTTAGCCCTTAGCACACTGCTTGCTTATGTGTCTTCCTCCATTAGATGACATTGTACCTCTGAGGGTACAACAgatgtcagtcttttttttttttttttttaataattgtaaaCTGCCTTGCTTTGTAGATTGCCTTTAGTGCAAATGCCTTGGTTATTTCACCACTTCTTACATTCTTTGCTGTTGGCagattctgttttttatttatttttttatttttggctgcattgggtcttcattgctgtgtgcaggctttctgtagttgcggcgagcaggggctactcttcgttgcggtgcgtggccttctcattgcggtggcttctcttgttgcggagcatgggctctaggcatgtgggcttcagtagttgcagcacgtgggcttagtagttgcggcacgtgggcttagttgctccgcggcatgtgggatcttcccggaccagggcttgaacctatgtcccctgcattggcaagcggattctaaaccactgcgccaccagggaagtccagatgtCAGTCTTATTTGCTCTTATGTCTTTACCCAGCTTAAGGCCTCGTACATTTGATGTTTACTGTAATTATTTGTTGAACAATAAAATTGATATTTTCTACTGTTTGGTGATTAAAATTGGTTTCAAAATTATGATGCtgattggttttcttttttcctcccccacCTAGGAAGAAATGTTGGCTATTTGGTGATGAGAAGTGGCAAAAACTAACCTCGTACTGGTATACAAGCACGATGAGATCTGACACTTTTGCTTCGTGGGCAGCCGGCCCCCACTGATAATGTGGGGAAGCCATTGGGTCCACTGGAAAACACTAATCTGATCTTGGAAGTAGCTGATTGTGGCAGGATGTGTCGACGATGATGATGGCAAGAAAGCAAGATGTCCGCATTCCCACCTACAACATCAGTGTGGTGGGATTGTCTGGGACGGAGAAGGAGAAGGGCCAGTGCGGCATTGGGAAGTCTTGTCTGTGCAACCGCTTTGTGCGCCCGAGTGCTGACGAATTTCACTTGGACCATACCTCTGTCCTCAGCACCAGTGACTTTGGTGGGCGAGTGGTCAATAATGACCACTTTCTCTACTGGGGGGAAGTTAGCCGTTCCCTGGAGGACTGTGTGGAATGTAAGATGCACGTTGTGGAGCagactgaattcattgatgatcAGACTTTTCAGCCTCACCGGAGCACGGCCCTGCAGCCCTATATCAAGAGAGCTGCTGCAACCAAGCTCGCATCAGCTGAAAAACTCATGTACTTTTGCACTGaccagctggggctggagcaggaCTTTGAGCAGAAACAAATGCCAGATGGAAAGCTGCTAATTGATGGTTTTCTTCTTGGTATTGATGTTAGCAGGGGCATGAATAGGAACTTTGATGACCAGCTCAAGTTTGTCTCTAATCTCTACAATCAGCTTGCAAAGACAAAAAAGCCCATAGTGGTGGTCCTGACTAAGTGCGATGAGGGTGTTGAGCGGTACATTAGAGATGCACATACTTTTGCCTTAAGCAAAAAGAACCTCCAGGTTGTGGAGACCTCAGCAAGATCCAATGTAAATGTGGACTTAGCTTTCAGCACCTTAGTGCAACTCATTGATAAAAGTCGGGGAAAGACGAAAATCATTCCTTATTTTGAAGCTCTCAAGCAGCAGAGTCAGCAGATAGCTACAGCAAAAGACAAGTATGAGTGGCTGGTGAGTCGCATTgtgaaaaaccacaatgagaattGGTTGAGTGTCAGCCGAAAGATGCAGGCCTCTCCTGAGTACCAGGACTATGTCTACCTGGAAGGGACTCAGAAAGCCAAGAAGCTGTTTCTCCAGCACATCCATCGCCTCAAGCATGAGCATATTGAGCGCAGGAGGAAGCTGTACCTGGCAGCCCTCCCACTAGCTTTTGAAGCTCTTATACCCAATCTAGATGAAATAGACCACCTAAGCTGCATAAAAGCCAAAAAGCTCTTGGAGACCAAGCCAGAATTCTTAAAGTGGTTTGTTGTGCTTGAAGAGACACCGTGGGATGCCACCAGCCACATTGACAACATCGAGAACGAGCGGATTCCCTTTGACTTAATGGATACCGTCCCTGCAGAGCAGCTGTACGAGGCCCACTTAGAGAAGCTGCGGAACGAGAGGAAAAGAGCTGAGATGAGAAGGGCATTCAAAGAAAACCTGGAGACCTCTCCTTTCATAACTCCTGGAAAGCCTTGGGAAGAGGCCCGCAGTTTTATTATGAATGAAGATTTCTATCAGTGGCTAGAAGAATCTGTATACATGGATATTTATGGCAAACACCAAAAGCAAATTATAGACAAAGCAAAGGAAGAGTTTCAGGAGCTGCTTTTGGAATATTCGGAATTGTTTTATGAGCTGGAGCTGGATGCTAAGCCCAGCAAGGAGAAGATGGGTGTCATTCAGGATGTTCTGGGGGAGGAACAGCGATTTAAGGCATTACAGAAGCTCCAAGCAGAGCGTGATGCCCTTATTCTGAAGCACATTCATTTTGTGTACCACCCAACAAAGGAAACATGCCCTAGCTGCCCTGCCTGTGTGGATGCTAAGATCGAGCACTTGATTAGTTCTCGGTTTATCCGACCATCTGACCGGAATCAGAAAAATTCACTTTCTGACCCCAACATTGATAGAATCAACTTGGTGATCTTGGGCAAGGACGGCCTTGCACGAGAGTTGGCCAATGAGATTCGAGCTCTTTGTACAAATGATGATAAGTATGTAATAGATGGTAAAATGTATGAGCTCTCCCTGAGGCCAATAGAAGGGAATGTCAGGCTTCCTGTGAACTCTTTCCAAACACCAACGTTTCAGCCCCATGGTTGTCTCTGCCTTTACAATTCAAAGGAGTCTCTATCCTATGTGGTGGAGAGTAtagagaagagcagagagtccacACTTGGCAGGCGAGATAATCATTTAGTGCATCTCCCCCTGACCTTAATTTTGGTTAACAAAAGAGGAGACACCAGTGGAGAGACCCTGCATAGCTTAATACAGCAAGGTCAGCAGATTGCTAGCAAACTTCAGTGTGTCTTTCTCGACCCTGCTTCCGCTGGCATTGGTTACGGACGCAACATTAACGAAAAGCAAATCAGTCAAGTTTTGAAAGGACTTCTGGACTCCAAGCGTAACTTAAACCTGGTCAGTTCTACTGCTAGCATCAAAGATCTGGCTGATGTTGACCTGCGAATTGTCATGTGTCTGATGTGTGGAGATCCGTTTAGTGCAGATGACATACTCTTTCCCGTCCTTCAGTCCCAAACCTGTAAGTCTTCCCATTGCGGAAGCAGCAACTCTGTTTTACTTGAACTACCAATCGGACTACACAAGAAGCGCATTGAACTCTCTCTTCTTTCATACCATTCCTCATTTAGCATCAGAAAAAGCCGATTGGTCCATGGGTACATTGTTTTTTATTCAGCCAAACGTAAGGCCTCCTTGGCTATGTTGCGTGCCTTTCTTTGTGAAGTGCAGGATATTATCCCCATCCAGCTGGTTGCACTCACTGACGGCGCTGTAGATGTCCTGGATAATGACGTAAGTCGGGAGCAGCTGACCGAGGGGGAGGAGATCGCTCAAGAAATTGATGGAAAGTTCACAAGTATCCCCTGTAGCCAACCCCAGCATAAACTTGAgctcttccacccattttttaaagatgtggtgGACAAAAAGAACATAATCGAGGCTACTCATATGTACGACAATGCTGCCGAGGCCTGCAGCACCACAGAAGAGGTGTTTAACTCCCCCCGGGCAGGCTCTCCGCTCTGCAACTCAAACCTGCAGGATTCTGAAGAAGATATCGAGCCCCCTTCTTATAGCCTGTTTCGAGAAGACACATCACTGCCCTCTCTGTCCAAAGACCATTCTAAGCTCTCTATGGAACTGGAGGGAAATGATGGGCTGTCTTTCATCATGAGCAATTTTGAGAGTAAACTGAACAACAAAGTACCTCCGCCAGTCAAACCAAAGCCTCCTGTCCATTTTGAAATTACAAAGGGGGATCTGTCTTATTTAGACCAAGGCCATAGAGATGGACAGAGGAAGTCTGTGTCTTCTAGCACCTGGCTACCTCCAGATGGGTTCGATCCTTCTGATTATGCCGAACCCATGGATGCTGTGGTCAAGCCaaggaatgaagaagaaaacatatACTCAGTGCCCCACGACAGCACCCAAGGCAAAATCATCACCATTCGGAATATCAACAAAGCCCAGTCCAACGGCAGTGGGAATGGTTCCGACAGCGAAATGGACACTAGTTCTCTAGAGCGAGGACGCAAGGTATCCATCGTGAGCAAGCCAGTGCTGTACAGGACGAGATGCAGCCGGCTGGGGAGGTTTGCTAGTTACCGAACCAGCTTCACCGTGGGGAGCGATGATGAGCTTGGGCCCATCCGAAAGAAAGAGGAGGATCAGGCATCCCAGGGTTATAAAGGGGACAGTGCCGTCATTCCGTATGAGACAGATGAAGACCCAAGGAGGAGGAATATTCTTCGCAGTCTAAGAAGGAACACTAAGGTAAGACACGAGTTTAGGAATGATTTATAGGAGTGGCTTGCACAGCACAGTGTCTTGGTAAGAGTTcattgatgatgatgaagattttCAAGGACAGCTTACTCTGGTAAAAAAACTGccctgtgggtgtgtgggtgtgtgtctttactctttgacttagcattaaaaaataagcagtgtCTCAGATAGCTACTACTGGTAGCTCTCAAGTGGTAAGGACTTTGGATAGACAGCCCGAGTTGTCTTTGTCCAAAACAATAGTTAGGTAATTACCAAAATGAGCAGATCATGTAGAACTTGTCAGTGTCCTGACAAACAGCCAAGCCAGTGACAATGTGCTTGGCCTTTCTTCACTTAAACAGCAGAACCCAGAATCACAGCCCTCAGTCTTTGACTGAGAAACAAACATTTCATCCATACATCTCTTAAATGCTCCTTTTCCCCCTTGCTGATCTGTAAAGGTTGCTACATTTTAGATTAGGAAAAATTAGATGGTTATTTTATTTGCACACATAAATCAGTGAAGGGTCTTCAAGTacctaaatgaaaaataatcttgTCTCTGTGAGTTATAAACCTGTCCCGTGTTTGTAAAATTGGAGTGCCCTCCAGCTCCTTGAGTGAGTTGCTGCTGCTATCAGTGAGAGCTTCAGATTTGATTTAGGGACCACAAGTGGGgcaggaaggggaaaagaaagaaaaagtaaaccatGTGTGTTAGGAATATCAGGCCTGCTGTCAGATGTAGAGGAAACAGCCCCAAATGTAGGAGCAAATGAAGTCTCTATCTTGTGTGGAATTGCGCCGTGCAGGGCAGTGTGCCCTGTCCTCTTGGGCTTAGGCTTTGAGATAGAAAAGGTAtttctcaactttattttttccccatttagagTAGGGGAAATACCTTTTGTTTTTCAGAGAAAGACATCTTGGTGAGACACCACAACAGAACTCTGTCAACAGACTGTTACATGCGGGCCCGCCCCCAGCATTGTGTATACAGGATGGTTTCTCTGCATTGAAAGCTTTTGCTCCTCTCCCTACCATGAAATGGCAGAGAACAAAGTCACTTGTCTGAAAGCGTTTTAGGGAACTTTGGAAGAAAGATTCCCCAAAACTTATGTTATTACAAGACATACCAAATCAGAAGGATCTTGAGTCCAGGCTGTTTTGAGAGCTGACAATTCTGTTGTAAAATACTATCTGGAGGCCAGTTCTGCAGCTCATATTGGCTAAGAGGGTCCTTGGAGATGGAGGAGCACGGTGCCATGGCCCTCACAGGGAAAACCTATTCACTTTGTCTTCCCTGATAGCATGCAGCGTGCTTCTCAGTCACCACTGGCCAGAGCTTCCAGAGTTTTCTTAGCTATAGAATTTCAGAAAGGGCAGGGCAGTGTCATTGTCTGTTCTGTTCCCCTCCCATTCTGAGCTGTATATCAGTAAATATCATAGGCATTTTTCTGTTTGCTCTCCCTATGGTTTGCTTTTACATTTCTGTACCTTTATCTGCCTGCAGTATTTTGTTCTCCAAGTTAGTAGCGGGCAGACCAGTGGAAAGCACTTCTTATTAGGAAGCCAGAAAGTAGCCTGACCAGCCTGCCAGTATTTCCCCAGAGCTCTCCTGTTTGATGATACTGGAATCCAAACATTTTGAACATTTTGgccttcttcttttcctcctccactcCCGGTGAAGACTGTTGCCAGCACAGCGTATCTAAACGCTGACAGTCTTCGAAGTGTGGAGGTGTCTGCACACCTGGGAATTAGGAAGGTGGCATAATATCACACTGTGAATCATAACGGGTTTTCCGACTTCAAGCTACGTTTTTAATACTGTTgaaaataaagcttttaaaacacATTCCCAAACAAGCTGTGCTTTAAAGAGCAGGCTCAGCAGAGAACGGCTGGTCACAGTGAGCCTCTGAGACGGCCGCCTCCACGCTGGTAATGAGTGCCTCCTAACCTAGAGCTGCCTCACGCTGGATTGCTGGGTCAGCGTGCAAGAAGTGATCCACTTCCCGTCTATCTGGGTTATGTGGGCCACACCTCTCCTAGTCAAATAAAAATGATACCTCTGGCCCAAGAGCAATAGCGTGCCAGAAGTCATTTAGGAGTATCCTTTGGAAAGAGTGAGTAAAAGGTGAAATTGTCTTTTCCTGCCTTGGAAAATGGTGCCTTAAAATGAGCATAGCTGCTTTGTCATCCTAGTGCAGAGATAAGCAAAGTTTTCATTCTGTTCCTGGTTGGAGCAAACCTCCTATTGAAATTTGCTGCCGTTAAGAAATCAGACTGACACTTGTTTACTGGAAAAGCAAGGTACCATGGGGCAGAGGATGCCAAGCCAGCCCCTACATGAGGAATTTGGCCTTTGATTTTTATTGGCATGACAAAGCAGTACAGTATTTATTTGAAGTGAGGGGAGAGCCATTTGGTAATGGAAAACACACTTCGTTCCTCCTGCATGCCACACACCACTGGGGAAATGGCAAAGACCCTTCTTGCCCAGACCTTAGCACCCAGTTGAGGCAGCAAGACCTACACAGCTTCTGAAAATAGGTGGTCTGCCTAagagggtgagggaagggggtCTGTGTGGGGCAGAGCAGATATCCTGTGCTGGGGGTGGTTAAGGTAGTGCAGTGTGGTGATCAGGAGCTCTGGGAATCAGGGGGCCTAAGTCAAAACCCaattcctcctcttccttgctGGGCCTTCGAGCACTTGATTCACGTCTCCACGTCCTTTCTGCAAAAGGGACAAACTTAGTAGCACCTTTCTCATACGGTGTGAGAGAGGGAATGAGATTGTGCCTGTAAAACACTGAGCATACTGCATGCTGGATAAgcattagttattattatttaacttgaccttgaagaatgagtagaaTTGAAG
This region of Balaenoptera acutorostrata chromosome 19, mBalAcu1.1, whole genome shotgun sequence genomic DNA includes:
- the ARHGAP35 gene encoding rho GTPase-activating protein 35 isoform X2 — translated: MMMARKQDVRIPTYNISVVGLSGTEKEKGQCGIGKSCLCNRFVRPSADEFHLDHTSVLSTSDFGGRVVNNDHFLYWGEVSRSLEDCVECKMHVVEQTEFIDDQTFQPHRSTALQPYIKRAAATKLASAEKLMYFCTDQLGLEQDFEQKQMPDGKLLIDGFLLGIDVSRGMNRNFDDQLKFVSNLYNQLAKTKKPIVVVLTKCDEGVERYIRDAHTFALSKKNLQVVETSARSNVNVDLAFSTLVQLIDKSRGKTKIIPYFEALKQQSQQIATAKDKYEWLVSRIVKNHNENWLSVSRKMQASPEYQDYVYLEGTQKAKKLFLQHIHRLKHEHIERRRKLYLAALPLAFEALIPNLDEIDHLSCIKAKKLLETKPEFLKWFVVLEETPWDATSHIDNIENERIPFDLMDTVPAEQLYEAHLEKLRNERKRAEMRRAFKENLETSPFITPGKPWEEARSFIMNEDFYQWLEESVYMDIYGKHQKQIIDKAKEEFQELLLEYSELFYELELDAKPSKEKMGVIQDVLGEEQRFKALQKLQAERDALILKHIHFVYHPTKETCPSCPACVDAKIEHLISSRFIRPSDRNQKNSLSDPNIDRINLVILGKDGLARELANEIRALCTNDDKYVIDGKMYELSLRPIEGNVRLPVNSFQTPTFQPHGCLCLYNSKESLSYVVESIEKSRESTLGRRDNHLVHLPLTLILVNKRGDTSGETLHSLIQQGQQIASKLQCVFLDPASAGIGYGRNINEKQISQVLKGLLDSKRNLNLVSSTASIKDLADVDLRIVMCLMCGDPFSADDILFPVLQSQTCKSSHCGSSNSVLLELPIGLHKKRIELSLLSYHSSFSIRKSRLVHGYIVFYSAKRKASLAMLRAFLCEVQDIIPIQLVALTDGAVDVLDNDVSREQLTEGEEIAQEIDGKFTSIPCSQPQHKLELFHPFFKDVVDKKNIIEATHMYDNAAEACSTTEEVFNSPRAGSPLCNSNLQDSEEDIEPPSYSLFREDTSLPSLSKDHSKLSMELEGNDGLSFIMSNFESKLNNKVPPPVKPKPPVHFEITKGDLSYLDQGHRDGQRKSVSSSTWLPPDGFDPSDYAEPMDAVVKPRNEEENIYSVPHDSTQGKIITIRNINKAQSNGSGNGSDSEMDTSSLERGRKVSIVSKPVLYRTRCSRLGRFASYRTSFTVGSDDELGPIRKKEEDQASQGYKGDSAVIPYETDEDPRRRNILRSLRRNTKKPKPKPRPSITKATWESNYFGVPLTTVVSPEKPIPVFIERCIEYIEATGLSTEGIYRVSGNKSEMESLQRQFDQDHNLDLAEKDFTVNTVAGAMKSFFSELPDPLVPYNMQIDLVEAHNSVKQPELEVQKRSKERGR
- the ARHGAP35 gene encoding rho GTPase-activating protein 35 isoform X1, with product MMMARKQDVRIPTYNISVVGLSGTEKEKGQCGIGKSCLCNRFVRPSADEFHLDHTSVLSTSDFGGRVVNNDHFLYWGEVSRSLEDCVECKMHVVEQTEFIDDQTFQPHRSTALQPYIKRAAATKLASAEKLMYFCTDQLGLEQDFEQKQMPDGKLLIDGFLLGIDVSRGMNRNFDDQLKFVSNLYNQLAKTKKPIVVVLTKCDEGVERYIRDAHTFALSKKNLQVVETSARSNVNVDLAFSTLVQLIDKSRGKTKIIPYFEALKQQSQQIATAKDKYEWLVSRIVKNHNENWLSVSRKMQASPEYQDYVYLEGTQKAKKLFLQHIHRLKHEHIERRRKLYLAALPLAFEALIPNLDEIDHLSCIKAKKLLETKPEFLKWFVVLEETPWDATSHIDNIENERIPFDLMDTVPAEQLYEAHLEKLRNERKRAEMRRAFKENLETSPFITPGKPWEEARSFIMNEDFYQWLEESVYMDIYGKHQKQIIDKAKEEFQELLLEYSELFYELELDAKPSKEKMGVIQDVLGEEQRFKALQKLQAERDALILKHIHFVYHPTKETCPSCPACVDAKIEHLISSRFIRPSDRNQKNSLSDPNIDRINLVILGKDGLARELANEIRALCTNDDKYVIDGKMYELSLRPIEGNVRLPVNSFQTPTFQPHGCLCLYNSKESLSYVVESIEKSRESTLGRRDNHLVHLPLTLILVNKRGDTSGETLHSLIQQGQQIASKLQCVFLDPASAGIGYGRNINEKQISQVLKGLLDSKRNLNLVSSTASIKDLADVDLRIVMCLMCGDPFSADDILFPVLQSQTCKSSHCGSSNSVLLELPIGLHKKRIELSLLSYHSSFSIRKSRLVHGYIVFYSAKRKASLAMLRAFLCEVQDIIPIQLVALTDGAVDVLDNDVSREQLTEGEEIAQEIDGKFTSIPCSQPQHKLELFHPFFKDVVDKKNIIEATHMYDNAAEACSTTEEVFNSPRAGSPLCNSNLQDSEEDIEPPSYSLFREDTSLPSLSKDHSKLSMELEGNDGLSFIMSNFESKLNNKVPPPVKPKPPVHFEITKGDLSYLDQGHRDGQRKSVSSSTWLPPDGFDPSDYAEPMDAVVKPRNEEENIYSVPHDSTQGKIITIRNINKAQSNGSGNGSDSEMDTSSLERGRKVSIVSKPVLYRTRCSRLGRFASYRTSFTVGSDDELGPIRKKEEDQASQGYKGDSAVIPYETDEDPRRRNILRSLRRNTKKPKPKPRPSITKATWESNYFGVPLTTVVSPEKPIPVFIERCIEYIEATGLSTEGIYRVSGNKSEMESLQRQFDQDHNLDLAEKDFTVNTVAGAMKSFFSELPDPLVPYNMQIDLVEAHKINDREQKLHALKEVLKKFPKENHEVFKYVISHLNKVSHNNKVNLMTSENLSICFWPTLMRPDFSTMDALTATRTYQTIIELFIQQCPFFFHNRPISEPPGATPSSPSALASTVPFLTSTPVTSQPSPPQSPPPTPQSPMQPLLPSQLQAEHTL